The following proteins are encoded in a genomic region of Brachypodium distachyon strain Bd21 chromosome 1, Brachypodium_distachyon_v3.0, whole genome shotgun sequence:
- the LOC100837854 gene encoding endoglucanase 18 yields the protein MAQSVRCCCWLLVLTLVALGITAAVVFVRHKNGGGGVPGSVDPKYAEALAVALQFFQVQKSGKLVKNEIPWRGDSAVDDGQEAGLDLSKGMYDAGDHIKFGFPMAFTATMLSWSVLEYGGAMRAARQRDSALDALRWIMDYLLNAHPSDDELYIQVGDPEADHKCWERPETMSEKRPLTKITAKSPGSDVAAETAAAMAAASLVYKPIDGTYSSSLLRHAEQLFAFADRHRGSYTHTFPKLSAYYNSTTYQDELLWAAGWLFHATGNGSYLSYATGENGQEFADLGNPRYFSWDDKRPGTQVLLSRVSFFASQGSGIEQDSLDGVESYKQTADAVMCILLPDSETAAPRTEGGLLYVADWNSLQHPVASAFLAAVYSDYMLTSGKTELSCGSQTFSPADLRKFAKSQADYVLGENPMKVSYLVGYGDSYPQQVHHRGASIPADVDTGCGGQEWLESPEPNPNVATGALVGGPFRNDSFVDKRDNVMQNEATTYNSALIVGLLSGILSTSPVAQSLS from the exons ATGGCGCAATCCGtgcggtgctgctgctggctccTGGTGCTGACGCTGGTGGCGCTCGGCATCACGGCGGCCGTCGTGTTCGTCCGCCAcaagaacggcggcggcggcgtgccggGCTCCGTCGACCCCAAGTACGCCGAggccctcgccgtcgccctccAGTTCTTCCAGGTCCAGAAAT CCGGGAAGCTGGTGAAGAACGAGATCCCGTGGAGGGGGGACTCGGCGGTGGACGACGGGCAGGAGGCCGGGCTGGACCTGTCCAAGGGGATGTACGACGCCGGCGACCACATCAAGTTCGGCTTCCCCATGGCGTTCACGGCCACCATGCTGTCGTGGTCCGTGCTCGAGTACGGCGGCGCCATGCGCGCCGCCAGGCAGCGGGACTCCGCCCTGGACGCGCTGCGCTGGATCATGGATTACCTCCTCAACGCGCACCCCTCCGACGATGAGCTCTACATTCAG GTAGGCGACCCTGAAGCTGACCACAAGTGCTGGGAGAGGCCGGAGACGATGTCGGAGAAGCGGCCGCTGACCAAGATCACCGCCAAGTCCCCCGGGAGCGACGTGGCCGCCGAGaccgcggcggccatggcggccgcgtcGCTGGTGTACAAGCCCATCGACGGGACCTACTCCTCGTCCCTGCTCCGGCACGCCGAGCAGCTCTTCGCCTTCGCCGACCGGCACAGGGGATCCTACACCCACACCTTCCCCAAGCTCAGCGCCTACTACAACTCCACCACGTACCAGGACGAGCTCCTCTGGGCCGCCGGCTGGCTCTTCCACGCCACCGGCAACGGCAGCTACCTCTCCTACGCCACCGGCGAGAACGGCCAGGAGTTCGCCGACCTCGGCAACCCCAGGTATTTCAGCTGGGACGACAAGCGCCCGGGCACCCAG GTTCTTTTGTCAAGGGTGAGCTTCTTTGCCTCGCAAGGATCTGGCATTGAGCAAGATAGTCTTGATGGGGTTGAGTCGTACAAGCAGACCGCCGACGCCGTCATGTGCATTCTCCTGCCGGACTCTGAGACTGCCGCTCCCAGAACAGAAG GGGGGTTGCTGTATGTAGCCGACTGGAACTCGCTTCAGCACCCGGTGGCCTccgccttcctcgccgccgtttACAGCGACTACATGCTGACCTCCGGGAAGACGGAGCTCAGCTGCGGCAGCCAGACCTTCTCGCCGGCCGATCTGCGCAAGTTCGCCAAGTCCCAG GCCGACTACGTGCTGGGGGAGAACCCGATGAAGGTGAGCTACCTGGTCGGGTACGGCGACAGCTACCCGCAGCAGGTGCACCACCGCGGCGCGTCGATCCCGGCGGACGTGGACACGGGCTGCGGCGGGCAGGAGTGGCTGGAGTCGCCGGAGCCCAACCCGAACGTGGCCACGGGGGCGCTCGTCGGGGGTCCCTTCAGGAACGACTCCTTCGTGGACAAGCGGGACAACGTGATGCAGAACGAGGC